The proteins below come from a single Streptomyces sp. M92 genomic window:
- a CDS encoding DUF742 domain-containing protein produces the protein MTPPTASHDPYAEPYEDEGDQPLVRPYAMTGGRTRPRYQLAIEALISTTADPAALMGLLPEHQRICHLCREVKSVAEVSALLAMPLGVARILVADLAEAGMVAVHQPGGDENNGGAPDVTLLERVLSGLRKL, from the coding sequence ATGACCCCGCCCACCGCCTCTCATGATCCGTACGCGGAGCCGTACGAGGACGAGGGCGACCAGCCGCTGGTACGTCCGTACGCGATGACCGGTGGCCGGACCAGGCCGCGCTATCAGCTCGCCATCGAGGCGCTGATCAGCACGACGGCCGACCCGGCAGCGCTCATGGGGCTCCTGCCCGAGCACCAGCGCATCTGCCACCTGTGCCGCGAGGTGAAGTCGGTGGCCGAGGTGTCGGCCCTGCTGGCCATGCCGCTGGGTGTGGCCCGGATCCTGGTCGCGGACCTCGCGGAGGCCGGGATGGTCGCGGTTCACCAGCCGGGCGGCGACGAGAACAACGGCGGTGCGCCGGACGTGACACTGCTCGAAAGGGTGCTCAGTGGACTTCGAAAGCTCTGA
- a CDS encoding GTP-binding protein produces the protein MDFESSDGGRATTSAKIVVAGGFGVGKTTFVGAVSEINPLRTEAVMTSASAGIDDLTHAGDKTTTTVAMDFGRITLDQDLILYLFGTPGQDRFWFMWDDLVRGAIGAVVLCDTRRLADCFPAVDYFENSGLPFVVALNGFDGQQPYSPDEVREALQIGPDTPIITTDARHRADAKSALITLVEHALMARLR, from the coding sequence GTGGACTTCGAAAGCTCTGACGGAGGGCGGGCGACCACCTCCGCGAAGATCGTGGTGGCCGGCGGCTTCGGCGTCGGCAAGACCACGTTCGTGGGCGCCGTCTCCGAGATCAACCCCCTGCGCACGGAGGCCGTGATGACCTCCGCCAGCGCCGGGATCGACGACCTCACGCACGCCGGGGACAAGACGACCACCACGGTCGCCATGGACTTCGGCCGCATCACGCTCGACCAGGACCTGATCCTCTACCTGTTCGGCACGCCCGGCCAGGACCGCTTCTGGTTCATGTGGGACGACCTGGTGCGCGGCGCGATCGGCGCGGTCGTGCTCTGCGACACCCGCCGGCTGGCCGACTGCTTCCCGGCGGTGGACTACTTCGAGAACAGCGGCCTGCCCTTCGTCGTCGCCCTGAACGGCTTCGACGGACAGCAGCCGTACTCGCCGGACGAGGTGCGGGAGGCGCTGCAGATCGGCCCGGACACCCCGATCATCACGACCGACGCCCGGCACCGCGCCGACGCGAAGAGCGCGCTGATCACGCTGGTGGAACACGCGCTGATGGCACGGCTCCGGTAG
- a CDS encoding roadblock/LC7 domain-containing protein — translation MSQAAQNLNWLITNFVDNTPGVSHTVVVSADGLLLAMSEGFPRDRADQLAAVASGLTSLTAGASRIFEGGNVAQTVVEMERGFLFLMSVSDGSSLAVLAHPECDIGLVGYEMALLVDRAGAVLTPDLRAELQGSLLH, via the coding sequence ATGAGCCAGGCGGCACAGAACCTCAACTGGTTGATCACGAATTTCGTGGACAACACCCCGGGGGTGTCCCACACCGTCGTCGTGTCCGCCGACGGACTCCTCCTGGCGATGTCGGAGGGCTTCCCGCGCGACCGCGCGGACCAGCTCGCGGCCGTCGCCTCGGGGCTCACCTCGCTGACCGCGGGGGCGTCCCGGATCTTCGAGGGCGGCAACGTGGCACAGACGGTCGTGGAGATGGAACGCGGGTTCCTCTTCCTCATGTCCGTCTCGGACGGCTCTTCCCTGGCCGTCCTCGCCCACCCGGAGTGCGACATCGGCCTCGTCGGCTACGAGATGGCGCTCCTGGTCGACCGCGCGGGCGCGGTGCTCACGCCCGACCTGCGCGCCGAGCTACAAGGAAGTCTGCTCCACTGA
- a CDS encoding nitrate- and nitrite sensing domain-containing protein — protein sequence MRRSKNSPEPSARGNFTPPPRTAAPAPVPAAEPTEEPAPSGGRFSPRNWRVTTRLNAILLIPVLVGLVMGGFQVKSSIDTWQDAEDAESTARLVQASLNYANALYNERDTTAAPLLAGKGQKDDAVVKARQATDEAADVFDEAAQGMPSKPGLERRLKVFREQEPKLQSLRVAAYTSKLKGVETEEGYTGVAHPLMEFANELGLGTGNITSYGRTVYAISLTKAALSLERSIGMHMLVKPGPEPSHLASQRVALSSYAYLERIAIEEYIGGGTEEDAQKLEDAEAQLKEDGAAMAKEAKAKDPDYVPPPANPTTMVSELAQLDSTDPSARADLAEQGITPENWWAVNTLKFDAYQKIESDLADKAVTEAATIADDAERDAYITGAAVVIALLAAFILAGMVARQMSRSMRQLRTAAFGIAEQRLPMLVDQLSRTDPGRVDTRVAPIPITSTDEIGEVARAFDQVHREAVRLASEQALLRGNINAIFTNLSRRNQSLIEGQLTLITDLENNEADPDQLESLFRLDHLATRMRRNGENLLVLAGEEPGRRWDQPVPLVDVLRAASSEVEQYERIELSGVPEAEIHGRAVTDLVHLLAELLENATTFSSPQTKVRVTATRLPDGRVMVEIHDKGIGLTAEDFADINHKLANPPTVDAAISQRMGLFVVGRLSDRHGIRVQLRPSGEQAGTTSLVMLPDAITHGGGGEHQQRDEFTVSQIIPEQNFQGENFAQVGQPMRTAAELGFDDSRYSDVPDDLRELDPVGRSLMREERRAALEAQSHPEQTGPEEHGGREDAETPGFQDQFTGQQPAYDQGQGGYRDQQTGGYDQQAYADQQQTAYRDQQQTYDEQYFAPNGGLPQGEGYPAGGGYPDPSYGDPARNGHESAGVGAQEGYSAFEQRRHQDDWPQQDGYQNGYPDQYPSGAPETESAQAADVNEADRVGFDRPGPAASGTHEMTDAGLPRRGSTAGSAGHVGQETPADTAGANGTDNWRSANDDRWQQASQLRRPKAGGVTSSGLPRRVPKANLVEGTAESTPQGGPQVSRAPEDVRGRLSNLRRGVERGRNAGSETNGQDTRNEHRGPDSTYNQER from the coding sequence GTGAGGCGAAGCAAGAACAGTCCCGAGCCATCGGCCCGGGGCAACTTCACCCCGCCGCCGCGTACAGCGGCGCCCGCCCCCGTGCCCGCTGCGGAACCCACGGAGGAACCCGCCCCGAGCGGCGGCCGCTTCTCCCCGCGCAACTGGCGGGTGACCACCCGGCTGAACGCGATCCTGCTCATTCCCGTGCTGGTCGGCCTGGTCATGGGCGGCTTCCAGGTTAAGAGCTCGATCGACACCTGGCAGGACGCCGAGGACGCCGAGAGCACCGCTCGCCTGGTGCAGGCCTCGCTGAACTACGCGAACGCCCTCTACAACGAGCGCGACACCACCGCCGCCCCGCTGCTTGCGGGCAAGGGCCAGAAGGACGACGCCGTCGTCAAGGCCCGCCAGGCCACCGACGAGGCGGCCGACGTCTTCGACGAGGCGGCGCAGGGCATGCCGTCCAAGCCCGGTCTGGAACGCCGGCTGAAGGTGTTCCGCGAGCAGGAGCCCAAGCTCCAGTCGCTGCGCGTGGCCGCCTACACCTCCAAGCTCAAGGGCGTGGAGACCGAGGAGGGCTACACCGGCGTCGCCCACCCCCTGATGGAGTTCGCCAACGAGCTCGGTCTGGGCACCGGCAACATCACCTCCTACGGCCGTACCGTCTACGCGATCTCCCTGACCAAGGCGGCGCTCTCCCTGGAGCGTTCCATCGGCATGCACATGCTGGTCAAGCCGGGTCCGGAGCCCAGCCACCTCGCCAGCCAGCGCGTCGCCCTCTCCTCGTACGCCTACCTCGAGCGCATCGCGATCGAGGAGTACATCGGCGGCGGCACGGAGGAGGACGCCCAGAAGCTCGAGGACGCCGAGGCGCAGCTCAAGGAGGACGGCGCGGCCATGGCCAAGGAGGCCAAGGCCAAGGACCCGGACTACGTCCCGCCGCCGGCCAACCCGACCACGATGGTCTCGGAGCTGGCCCAGCTGGACTCCACGGACCCCAGCGCCCGGGCCGACCTGGCCGAGCAGGGCATCACGCCGGAAAACTGGTGGGCGGTCAACACCCTCAAGTTCGACGCGTACCAGAAGATCGAGTCGGACCTGGCCGACAAGGCGGTGACCGAGGCGGCCACGATCGCGGACGACGCCGAGCGGGACGCCTACATCACGGGTGCCGCGGTCGTGATCGCGCTGCTCGCCGCGTTCATCCTGGCCGGCATGGTGGCCCGCCAGATGAGCCGCTCCATGCGCCAGCTGCGCACCGCCGCCTTCGGCATCGCCGAGCAGCGCCTGCCGATGCTGGTCGACCAGCTCTCCCGCACCGACCCCGGCCGGGTCGACACCCGGGTCGCGCCAATCCCGATCACCTCGACCGACGAGATCGGCGAAGTCGCCCGCGCCTTCGACCAGGTGCACCGCGAGGCGGTCCGGCTCGCCTCCGAGCAGGCCCTGCTGCGGGGCAACATCAACGCGATCTTCACCAACCTGTCGCGCCGCAACCAGTCGCTGATCGAGGGCCAGCTGACCCTGATCACCGACCTGGAGAACAACGAGGCCGACCCCGACCAGCTGGAGAGCCTCTTCCGGCTGGACCACCTGGCCACCCGTATGCGCCGCAACGGCGAGAACCTCCTGGTCCTCGCCGGCGAGGAGCCCGGCCGCCGCTGGGACCAGCCGGTGCCGCTGGTCGACGTGCTGCGTGCCGCCTCCTCCGAGGTGGAGCAGTACGAGCGCATCGAGCTGTCGGGCGTCCCCGAGGCCGAGATCCACGGCCGTGCCGTGACCGACCTCGTGCACCTGCTCGCCGAGCTGCTGGAGAACGCCACCACGTTCTCCTCCCCGCAGACCAAGGTCCGCGTCACCGCGACCCGGCTGCCCGACGGCCGCGTGATGGTCGAGATCCACGACAAGGGCATCGGCCTGACCGCCGAGGACTTCGCGGACATCAACCACAAGCTGGCCAACCCGCCGACCGTGGACGCCGCGATCTCGCAGCGCATGGGCCTGTTCGTGGTCGGCCGGCTGTCCGACCGGCACGGCATCCGCGTCCAGCTGCGCCCTTCCGGCGAGCAGGCGGGCACCACCTCGCTGGTCATGCTCCCGGACGCCATCACCCACGGTGGCGGCGGCGAGCACCAGCAGCGCGACGAGTTCACCGTCTCGCAGATCATCCCGGAGCAGAACTTCCAGGGTGAGAACTTCGCGCAGGTCGGTCAGCCCATGCGGACCGCCGCCGAACTCGGCTTCGACGACAGTCGGTACTCCGACGTCCCCGACGACCTACGCGAGCTCGACCCGGTCGGCCGCTCGCTGATGCGCGAGGAGCGCCGCGCGGCCCTGGAGGCCCAGTCGCACCCCGAGCAGACCGGCCCGGAGGAGCACGGCGGCCGCGAGGACGCCGAGACTCCCGGTTTCCAGGACCAGTTCACCGGTCAGCAGCCGGCCTACGACCAGGGCCAGGGCGGCTACCGGGACCAGCAGACCGGCGGGTACGACCAGCAGGCGTACGCCGACCAGCAGCAGACGGCGTACCGGGACCAGCAGCAGACGTACGACGAGCAGTACTTCGCGCCGAACGGCGGCCTGCCGCAGGGCGAGGGCTACCCGGCGGGCGGCGGCTACCCGGACCCCTCGTACGGGGACCCGGCCCGCAACGGGCACGAGTCGGCCGGCGTCGGCGCGCAGGAGGGCTACTCGGCCTTCGAGCAGCGGCGCCACCAGGACGACTGGCCGCAGCAGGACGGCTATCAGAACGGCTATCCGGACCAGTACCCCTCCGGGGCACCGGAGACGGAATCCGCGCAGGCCGCTGACGTGAACGAGGCGGACCGCGTAGGCTTCGACCGTCCGGGTCCGGCCGCCTCCGGCACCCACGAGATGACCGACGCCGGTCTCCCCCGCCGCGGATCCACCGCGGGCAGCGCGGGTCACGTGGGCCAGGAGACGCCGGCCGACACGGCCGGTGCGAACGGCACGGACAACTGGCGGTCGGCCAACGACGACCGCTGGCAGCAGGCGTCACAGCTGCGCAGGCCCAAGGCGGGCGGGGTGACCTCCTCGGGGCTGCCGCGCCGGGTACCCAAGGCCAACCTGGTCGAGGGCACCGCCGAATCCACTCCCCAGGGAGGCCCACAGGTCTCCCGCGCTCCGGAGGACGTCCGGGGCAGGCTGAGCAACCTGCGGCGCGGCGTCGAACGGGGCCGCAACGCAGGCAGTGAAACGAACGGCCAGGACACAAGGAATGAACACCGTGGTCCTGACAGCACCTACAACCAGGAGCGTTAG